In Monodelphis domestica isolate mMonDom1 chromosome 3, mMonDom1.pri, whole genome shotgun sequence, the following proteins share a genomic window:
- the LOC130457891 gene encoding LOW QUALITY PROTEIN: zinc finger protein 331-like (The sequence of the model RefSeq protein was modified relative to this genomic sequence to represent the inferred CDS: inserted 2 bases in 1 codon) translates to MNVNSVVRPSHRGAILLHIRESILERNLMNVNCGKAFTERGSLTRHQKIHTGEEPFECKHCGKAFTDRRSLTKHQRIHIVEKRHECKQCGKAFLHNSTLTSHQRIHTGEKPYECKQCGKASTGRASLTRHQKIYTGEKPYDCKQCGKTFRQRDNLAAHQRIHTGEKLYDCKCCGKAFTERGSLTKHQRIHTVEKYHECKQCGKAFLRSSTLTSHQLIPTGEKPYECKQCGKAFRYKDNLAAHQRIHTGEKPYECKQCGKGFXQRASLTKHQKIHTGEKPYECIHCGKAFTQRGNLAAHQRIHTGEKPYCIG, encoded by the exons atgaatgtaaacagtgtggtaAGGCCTTCACACAGAGGGgcaatcttgctgcacatcagagaatccatactggagagaaaccttatgaatgtaaactgtggaaaggcttttacagagAGGGGATCTCTCActagacatcagaaaatccacactggagaggaaccttttgaatgtaaacactgtggaaaggctttcacagacagaagatctctcactaaacatcagagaatccacattgTAGAGAAACGtcatgaatgtaaacagtgtggaaaggcttttttaCACAATAGCACTCTTACTTCACATCAgcgaatccacactggagagaaaccttatgaatgtaaacagtgtggaaaggcttccACAGGGAGGGCATCTCTCACTAGACATCAGAAAATctacactggagagaaaccttatgattgtaaacaatgtggaaagacttttagaCAGAGGGAcaatcttgctgcacatcagagaatccacactggagagaaactgtATGACTGTAAAtgctgtggaaaggctttcacagagagaGGATCTCtcactaaacatcagagaatccacactgtaGAGAAATAtcatgaatgtaaacagtgtggaaaggcatttTTACGCAGCAGCACTCTTACTTCACATCAGCTAATCcccactggagagaaaccatatgaatgtaaacagtgtggaaaggctttcagataCAAGGAcaatcttgctgcacatcagagaatccacactggagagaaaccatatgaatgtaaacagtgtggaaagggtTT ACAGAGAGCATCGCTCActaaacatcagaaaattcacactggagagaaaccttatgaatgtataCACTGTGgtaaggctttcacacagaggggaaatcttgctgcacatcagagaatccacactggggagaaaccttattgTATCGGATAA